DNA sequence from the Streptomyces sp. CA-210063 genome:
GCCCGGTTCGGGGCGGCGGGCCCTGCTCTGTGGGTACTCCCCGGAGGCTGACGGGGTGAGTCGGCACCGCCGCGGACGCACGAGTGGTCGTCAACTGCGGCTGGATGTCGGCAGATTGGGCGAGTCGGCAGCGTGTAGTGTCCGGTTGCGTGCTGGCTGAACGACGACACCAACTCATCTTGCGCGCCCTGCGATCCGGCGGCACCGCCTCCGTGATCGACCTCGCCGAGCAGCTCGACTCCAGCGCGGCGACCATCCGCCGTGACCTCCTCAAACTGGAGGCGGACGGGCTGCTCACCCGTGTCCATGGTGGCGCGGTCATCGACGAGGAGCGAACTCCCTTCAACGAGGCCGCCGAGGTTCTGGTGGCGGAGAAGGACGCCATCGCCGCCCAAGCGGCCACGATGATCGAGGACGGCCAGTCGATCATTCTCGACAGCGGTACAACGGTCCATCGGCTGGCATCTCAGTTGCACGGTCGTCGGCTCACCGTGATCACCAACAACCTCGCCGTGTATGACGAACTCATCGACGACGAGAACATCGACCTGATGCTGCTCGGGGGCATGGTCATCCGTGAGTCACGCATGCTGGACGGTTTCATGGCGGAGGACAACCTCCGCCAGGTTCACGCCGACTGGTTGTTCATGGGCGCTTGTGGCCTCCGCCCCGGGGGCCAGGTCATGGACACCACCGTGGCCGAGGTGCCCGCCCGACGCGCCATGATCGCCGCCGGTGACAAGGTGGTGCTCCTGGCTGACAGGAGCAAGTTTCCGGGAAACGGCATGGTGAAGATCTGTGGCCCCGAGGATCTGGACGCGCTCATCACCAACGCACCGGAAGGCGACGCGACTTGTGTGACCCTGCGCGAGGCCGGCGTGAGGGTCATACCGACAGCTCCGGCCACAGCCGACGGCTGACACAGCGACTTGGCACTGCTGTGTCGTTGGGGCCGGACGAACCCCGGCCTCATGGACGCCCGGGGCCGGGCCCTAGTGCCAGCGAATCTCCGACTCACGTCACTAGCCGCTCAGCCCCAGCTCACCCGCCCGCACCCCCGCCTGGAATCGCGACCCCGCGTCGAAGGCATCGAGCAGTTCGGCGACCCGGCGGCGATAGGTTCGCAAGGACATGCCGAGTTGCCGGGCGGCCGTCTCGTCGGTAGCGCCCGAGCCGAGTGCGCGTAGGACGTTTCGGCTGTCGGCATCGAGTGGGGGCTGATCGCCGCGCAGGAAGGCCTTGAGGTCGGTGGCGGTCTCCCAGGCGGCTTCGAACAGGGCGTAGACGCTGCCCACCAGGGTGGGGGCGGTGGTGAGGGTGTACTCGCGGCCGCCGGGGGCGTGCAGGCCGGCGAGGATCGCGAAGCGGTGGTCGATGATGATCGTCTCGTGGGGGAGAGCGGTCGCGGCGATCCGCACCTGGGCGCCCCTGTCGGCGAGTTCGGTCAGGTGCTCGCGGCTGGGTTCGTCCGCCAGGGCGGAAGGGCTGAGCAGCTTACGGATCCGGTGAGTGCCACCGCTGTTCCGTAGCCGGGCCTGGGCGCTCCGCCGGGCCTCGGGGCGGGGCCAGGTGTCGAGATCGCGGGCGGCGCAGATGAACTCCTCCTGGACGGAGGAGAAGACATGCTCGGTACGGGTGAGGAGTTCCAGGTCACCGCGGATCGTCACGATCTCTGTCACCCCGCCATTCTGCCCGATGGCAGCAAGCTGCCACGGGTTGGCGGCCCCAACCCCGCGTTGCCCAGGCTGAGTACATGAGCAATGACTTCCACCTTGGTGGCGACCTTCCGATCAACCGGCTCGGCTTCGGGGCCATGCGCCTGCCCACGAACAGCTTCCACGGCCCGGCCCGCGATCCCGAGGCCGGTCGTACCGTCCTGCGCCGTGCCGTGGAACTGGGCGTCGACCACATCGACACCGCCGCCTTCTACATCAGCGGCGACGCCACCGTTCGAGCCAACGCCCTCATCCGCGAGGCCCTCCACCCCTACCCGGCCGACCTGGTCATCGCCACGAAGGTGGGCCCGCTCCGCACCCCTGCGGGCGGTCTGGCCGCGACCACCGACCCCGCGCACATCAGGCCGCTGGTCGAGGAGAACCTCGAAACCCTCGGCGTCGACCGCCTCGACCTCGTCTACCTGCGCATCGGGGGCGTAGAGCCGCCCCCGCACGGCGAATCCGTCGCCGAGCGCTTCGAGGTCCTGGCCGCGCTGCGTGAGGAGGGACTGATCCGCCACCTCGGCCTGAGCAACATCGACGCCGGCCACCTCGCCGAGGCCCGCACGATCGCACCCGTCGCAGCCGTCCAGAACCACTTCCACGCCGCCAAGCGCGACGACACCGAACTGCTGGCCGCCTGCGAGGAGGCCGGCATCGCCTACGTCCCGTTCTTCCCGCTGGGCGGGGGCATCAGCGAACTCACGGGCGACCGCATCACCGAGGTCGCGGAACGCCACGACGCCACGGTGCCGCAGATCGCCCTGGCCTGGCTGCTCGCCTCGTCGCCCGTCACCCTGGCCATTCCCGGCACCGGTTCCCTCGCGCATCTGGAGGAGAACATCGCCGCCGGGTCGATCGCCCTCACCCCGGAAGATCTCGCCGACCTCTCTTGAATCCCCCGGCGCCGCCCCAACACCCCACCCGGTGCAGAGATTTCGGGGGCGTGAAGAAGGCGTGTCCGGAGGGTTGACCATGTGACAAGGGGACTCGTAGTTTCCTCTCGGCTGAAAGTTTTCAGCCATCTTGCAGCAAGAAACGGCAACGGATCTTGCATCGATGACTTTCGGGTCCTCGGACCCCCAGAACCCTTCGGACCCCTTCAACGGAGAAGGACCCCACATGGCCAGCAGAACGCTCTCCGGCGCGCTCGCCCTCGCGGCGGCCGCGTCCATCGCGCTCGCCGTCCCCACCGGCACCGCGTACGCCTCCCCGCCCGGAACCAAGGACGTCACCGCCGTCCTCTTCGAGTGGAGCTTCGCCTCCGTCGCCAAGGAGTGCACCAACACCCTCGGCCCGAACGGCTACGGGTACGTCCAGGTCTCCCCGCCCGCCGAGCACATACAGGGCTCGCAGTGGTGGACGTCGTACCAGCCCGTCAGCTACAAGATCGCCGGACGGCTCGGCGACGCCACCGCCTTCCAGAACATGGTCAACACGTGTCACGCGGCCGGCGTCAAGGTCGTCGTCGACACGGTCGTCAATCACATGTCGGCGGGCAGCGGCACGGGAACCGGCGGCTCGTCGTACACGAAGTACAACTACCCCGGCCTCTACTCCTCCTTCGACTTCGACGACTGCACCGCCACCATCGGCGACTACACCAACCGCGCCAACGTCCAGGACTGCGAGCTTGTCACGCTCGCCGACCTCGACACCGGCGAGGAGTATGTGCGGTCCGCCATCGCCGGGTACATGAACAGCCTCCTCGGGTACGGCGTCGACGGCTTCCGGATCGACGCCGCCAAGCACATCCCCGCCGCCGACCTCGCCAACATCAAGTCGCGGCTGAGCAACACGTCCGTGTACTGGAAGCAAGAGGCCATCTACGGGGCCGGGGAGGCCGTCCAGCCGAGCGAGTACACGGGCAACGGGGACGTACAGGAGTTCCGGTACGCCTTCGACCTCAAGCGGGTCTTCAACAACGAGAATCTCGCCTACCTCAAGAACTACGGCGAGGGCTGGGGCTACATGAGCAGCTCCGTCGCCGGCGTCTTCGTCGACAACCACGACACCGAGCGCAACGGCAGCACTCTGAACTACAAGGACGGAGCCAACTACACTCTGGCCAACGTCTTCATGCTGGCCTACCCGTACGGCGCGCCCGACATCAACTCCGGCTACGAGTTCTCCTCCACCGACGCCGGGCCGCCCAACGGCGGTACGGTCAACGCCTGTTGGCAGGACGGGTGGAAGTGCCAGCACGCCTGGCCGGAGATCATGCGCATGGTGGCCTTCCGCAACGCCACCCGCGGTGAGGCCGTCACCAACTGGTGGGACAACGGCAACGACGCCATCGCCTTCGGCCGTGGTGGCAAGGGCTTCGTGGCCATCAACCACGAGTCCGGCAGCCTCAGCCGTACGTACCAGACCTCCCTCGCGGCCGGCACGTACTGCAACGTGCAGAACAACACGACGGTCACTGTGAACAGCTCCGGCCAGTTCACCGCCACCCTCGGCTCCAACACGGCCCTGGCCATCTACGCCGGCAAGTCGAGCTGCTGAATCGCTTTCCTCTGTCTGCTGCACGACGGCCACACCTGAAAGCACTTTCTGTTGCTTTCAAGCCTCTTGCTGAAAAGCTTTCGGCGGCGATACGGTCGCGCGGGGTCGGACCCACCAGAGTCGTCATCGCAAGGAGTCCATCCGTGATACCGAGATGGCCGACGCCGTCGAGGCGCCGCACCGCCCGTACCGCCCGCACCGCCCATGCCGGACGGGCCGCGGCGGTCAGCGCGGTCACCGTGACCGCACTGACCGCCGCCCTCGTCCAGCCCCTCGCGGCCGGGGCCGCGACTCCGCCCGCACCTCCGTCCGACGCGAAGCTGGCGAAGACCGCCGCCCGGCACGATCTGACCCGCGAGCAGTTCTACTTCGTCCTGCCGGATCGGTTCGCCAACGGTGACAAGGCGAACGACGAGGGCGGCCTCACAGGCTCGCGCCTCGCCACCGGCTACGACCCCACCGACAAGGGCTTCTACCAGGGCGGCGACCTCAAGGGTCTGACCCAGCGGCTCGACTACATCAAGGGCCTGGGGACCACCTCCATCTGGCTGGCGCCCCTCTTCAAGAACCAGCCCGTGCAGGGTGAGGGCGAGAACGCCTCCGCCGGCTACCACGGTTACTGGATCACTGACTTCACCCAGGTCGACCCGCACTTCGGCACCAACAGGGACCTGGAGACCCTGATCTCCAAGGCCCACGCCAAGGGCATGAAGGTCTTCTTCGACGTCATCACCAACCACACCGCCGATGTCGTCGACTATGAGGAGAAGTCCTACGACTACCTCTCCAAGGGCGCCTTCCCCTACCTGACCAAGGACGGCAAGCCCTTCGACGACGCCGACCACGCGGACGCCGGCGAGGCCACCGGCTTCCCGGCCGTCGACGGCGACTCCTTCCCGCGTACGCCCGTCGTCCCGGCCGCCGAGAAGAACGTCAAGGTCCCCGCCTGGCTCAATGACCCGACGATGTACCACAACCGGGGCGACTCCACCTGGGCCGGCGAGTCCGCCACCTACGGCGACTTCGTCGGGCTCGACGACCTGTGGACCGAGCGTCCCGAGGTCGTCGAGGGCATGGAGAAGATCTACGAGAAGTGGGTCAGGGACTTCGACATCGACGGCTTCCGGATCGACACCGTGAAGCACGTCAACACGGAGTTCTGGACCCAGTGGGCCACCGCGCTCGACGCCTACGCGGCGAAGAAGGGCCGCGACGACTTCTTCATGTTCGGCGAGGTCTACTCCGCCGACACGTCCGTGACCTCCCCGTACGTCACCCGGGGCCGCCTCGACTCCACGCTCGACTTCCCCTTCCAGGACGCGGCACGGGCGTACGCCTCGCAGGGCGGCAGCGCGAAGAGGCTGGCCTCGGTCTTCGGGGACGACTACAAGTACACGACCGACAAGGCCAACGCGTACGAGCAGGTCACCTTCCTCGGCAACCACGACATGGGCCGCATCGGGACCTTCCTCAAGCAGGACAACCCGAAGGCCACCGACGCCGAGCTGTTCGCCAAGGACAGACTCGCCAACGAGCTGATGTTCCTCAGCCGCGGCAACCCCGTCGTCTACTACGGCGACGAGCAGGGCTTCACCGGCGCGGGCGGCGACAAGGACGCCCGCCAGACGCTCTTCGCCTCGAAGGTCGCCGACTATCTGGACGACGACCAGCTGGGCACGGACCGCACCCACGCCGACGACGCCTACGACACGAGAGCACCGCTCTACCGGCAGATCAGTGCTCTCGCCAAGCTGCGCAAGGCCAACCCCGCCCTCGCCGACGGCGTCCAGACCGAGCGCCACGCGGCCGACGGGGCGGGCATCTACGCCTTCTCCCGGACGGATGCCAAGACCGGCACCGAGTACGTCGTCGCCTTCAACAACGCGGGCGAGGCGAAGACGGCGGCCTTCGCCACCGGGTCGGCCGGTATGAGCTTCCAGGGCATCTACGGGACGACCGCCCACGTGAAGAGCGACGCCGACCGGAAGGTCACCGTCACCGTTCCGGCCGGTTCCGCGATCGTCCTCAAAGCCGCCGGCAAGCTCGCCGAGCCCGCCACCGAGCCGTCCCTCACCTTCAAGGCCCCGGCCACCGGCGCCACCGGCACGGTCGAGATCGGCGCCGATGTCGACGGTGGGCAGCTCAACCGGGTCGTCTTCGCCGCCCAGGTCGGCAACGGCAGGTGGCAGACGCTGGGCTCCGCCGACCACGCCCCGTACAAGGTCACCCAGACCATCGGGGAGGAGGTTCCGGCGGGAACCGCCTTGCGGTACAAGGCAGTGGTGATCGACCGGACCGGACGTACGGCGAGCGCCACGGCGGCCTCCACCACCGGCACCCCACCCGCACCCGAGGTTCCCACCGCCTCCTCGCGCGACTACGCGATCGTCCACTACAAGCGCGCGGACGGCGACTACACCGACTGGCGGCTGTACGCCTGGGGCGACATCGCCGAGGGGGAGGAGACCACCTGGCCGAACGGCCATGACTTCATCGGCCGGGACGCGTACGGGGCCTTCGCGTACGTCAAGCTCAAGCCCGGGGCCTCGAACGTCAGCTACCTCGTCATCGACAAGGACGGCGACAAGGACGTCTCGGCCGACCGTTCGATCGACGTCACCAAGACGGGCGAGATCTGGGTCGAGCAGGGCAAGGAAGCCGTCCTCACGGAACGGCCGGCGTATCCCGAGCAGGACAAGACCAAGGCCGTCCTCCACTACCACCGCGCCGACGGGAACCACGACGGCTGGGGCCTGCACGTCTGGTCCGGCGCCGCGAACCCCACGGACTGGTCGAAGCCGCTGGAGCCGGTGAGGACGGACGCCTATGGCGCGGTCTTCGAGGTGCCGCTCACCGAGGGCGCCACCAGCCTCAGTTACATCATCCACAAGGGCGACGAGAAGGATCTCCCCGCCGACCAGGCGCTGGACCTCAAGGCCAACGGCCATGAGGTGTGGCTGTTGAGCGGCCAGGAGAAGTACCTCCTCCCGCAGCCGGCCGGTTCCGCCGCCGCCCTCGACCTCACCACCTCCAAGGCGGTCTGGATCGACCGGAACACCCTCGTCTGGAACGGCGACGACACCGCCGCCTCCACCCAGCTGCTCTCCTCCCGCACCGGCTCGATCGCCGTGAAGGACGGCGCGCTGACCAGCACCGACGAGCGCTGGCTCCGCCTCACCAAGTCGGCCCTCACCGACGCCCAGAAGGCGAAGTTCCCGCATCTGAAGGCGTACACCGCCTGGACCGTCGACCCGCGCGACCGCGACCGGGTCCGCGAGGCACTGCGCGGCCAGCTCGTCGCCTCCCAGCGCGCGGCGAGCGGGGCGGTGCTCGCGGCGACGGGTGTGCAGATCGCCGGTGTGCTCGACGATCTGTACGGCGAGGACGCGGCGGACGCGGACCTCGGCCCGACCTTCCGCGACGGCCGTCCCACACTCGCCGTCTGGGCGCCCACCGCCCAGCAGGTCTCCCTCGACCTCGACGGCCGCCGTGTCGCCATGAAGCGGAACGACACCACCGGCGTCTGGTCCGTCACCGGTGGGAAGTCCTGGCGGAACAAGGCCTACCGGTACGTCGTGAAGGTGTGGGCGCCGAGCGTCGGCAAGGTCGTCACCAACAAGGTCACCGACCCGTACTCCGTCGCTCTGACCGCCGACTCCGAGCGCAGCCTGGTCGTCGACCTGGGGGACACGTCCCTGGCGCCGAGCGGCTGGTCGTCGTACACCAAGCCCAAGGCCGTGCCGCTCAAGGACGCGCAGATCCAGGAGTTGCACGTCCGGGACTTCTCGATCGACGACACGACCGTGCCGGCGAAGGACAAGGGCACGTACCTCGCCTTCACCGACCAGGGGAGCGACGGCTCGAAGCATCTGCGGGAGCTGGCGGAAGCGGGGACGTCGTACGTGCATCTCCTCCCCGTCGCCGACATCGCCACCATCCCCGAGAGGAAGTCGGACCAGGCGACCGTCGACTGCGACCTGGGCTCGTACGCCGCCGACTCCGAGAAGCAGCAGGAGTGCGTGGCCAAGGCCGCGGCGAAGGACGGGTTCAACTGGGGGTACGACCCCTACCACTACACGGTTCCGGAGGGTTCGTACGCGACCGATCCGGACGGGACGCGGCGGACGGTCGAGTTCCGGAAAATGGTGAAGGCGCTCAACGACGACGGTCTCGGAGTCGTGCTGGACGTGGTCTACAACCACACCCCGGCGAGCGGTCAGGCCGACAAGAGCGTCCTCGACAAGGTGGTCCCCGGCTACTACCACCGGCTCCTCGCCGATGGTTCGGTCGCCACCTCCACCTGCTGCGCCAACACCGCGCCCGAGAACACCATGATGGGCAAGCTGGTCGTCGATTCCATGGTCACCTGGGCCAAGGAGTACAAGGTCGACGGGTTCCGCTTCGACCTCATGGGGCACCACCCGAAGGCCAACATCCTGGCGGTACGGAAGGCCCTCGACGGACTGACCCCCGCCAAGGACGGCGTCGACGGGAAGAAGATCATCCTGTACGGGGAGGGCTGGAACTTCGGCGAGGTCGCCGACGACGCGCGCTTCACGCAGGCCACACAGAAGAACATGGCCGGGACGGGCATCGCGACCTTCTCCGACCGGGCCCGTGACGCCGTACGCGGCGGCGGTCCGTTCGACGAGGACCCGGGTGTCCAGGGCTTCGCGTCCGGTCTGTACACCGACCCCAACTCGTCGGCGAACAACGGCACTTCGGCCGAGCAGAAGGCCCGCCTGCTGCACTACCAGGACCTCATCAAGGTCGGCCTGAGCGGCAACCTCGCCGACTACCGGTTCACCGACACGGGCGGCACGGAGGTCAAGGGCTCCGAGGTCGACTACAACGGGGTCGCCGCCGGATACGCGGACGCCCCCGGCGACGCCCTCGCCTACGTCGACGCCCACGACAACGAGTCCCTGTTCGACGCGCTGGCCTTCAAGTCGCCGAAGTCGACGAGCGCGGTCGACCGGGCCCGTATGCAGGTCCTCGCCATGGCGACGGCCGCTCTCTCGCAGGGCCCGGCCCTCTCCCAGACGGGCACCGACCTGCTGCGCTCCAAGTCCCTCGACCGGAACTCGTACGACAGCGGCGACTGGTTCAACGCGATCCACTGGGACTGCCGGGACGGCAACGGCTTCGGGCGCGGACTGCCGATCGCGGCCGACAACCAGTCCAAGTGGCCCTACGCCAAGCCGTTGTTGACCTCGGTCGGGGTCGGATGTGAGCAGATCGAGGGGGCCTCGGCGGCGTACCGGGATCTGTTGAGGATCCGTACGACGGAGGACGTGTTCTCCCTCGACACGGCCGGGCAGGTGCAGTCGACACTGTCCTTCCCGCTGTCCGGGACGGACGAGACGCCCGGTGTGATCACCATGGAGCTCGGCGACCTGGTCGTCGTCTTCAACTCCACCCCCGAGAACCGGAACCAGACGGTGGAGGACCTGGCCGGGA
Encoded proteins:
- a CDS encoding DeoR/GlpR family DNA-binding transcription regulator, whose product is MLAERRHQLILRALRSGGTASVIDLAEQLDSSAATIRRDLLKLEADGLLTRVHGGAVIDEERTPFNEAAEVLVAEKDAIAAQAATMIEDGQSIILDSGTTVHRLASQLHGRRLTVITNNLAVYDELIDDENIDLMLLGGMVIRESRMLDGFMAEDNLRQVHADWLFMGACGLRPGGQVMDTTVAEVPARRAMIAAGDKVVLLADRSKFPGNGMVKICGPEDLDALITNAPEGDATCVTLREAGVRVIPTAPATADG
- a CDS encoding DNA-binding response regulator, which gives rise to MTEIVTIRGDLELLTRTEHVFSSVQEEFICAARDLDTWPRPEARRSAQARLRNSGGTHRIRKLLSPSALADEPSREHLTELADRGAQVRIAATALPHETIIIDHRFAILAGLHAPGGREYTLTTAPTLVGSVYALFEAAWETATDLKAFLRGDQPPLDADSRNVLRALGSGATDETAARQLGMSLRTYRRRVAELLDAFDAGSRFQAGVRAGELGLSG
- a CDS encoding oxidoreductase; this encodes MSNDFHLGGDLPINRLGFGAMRLPTNSFHGPARDPEAGRTVLRRAVELGVDHIDTAAFYISGDATVRANALIREALHPYPADLVIATKVGPLRTPAGGLAATTDPAHIRPLVEENLETLGVDRLDLVYLRIGGVEPPPHGESVAERFEVLAALREEGLIRHLGLSNIDAGHLAEARTIAPVAAVQNHFHAAKRDDTELLAACEEAGIAYVPFFPLGGGISELTGDRITEVAERHDATVPQIALAWLLASSPVTLAIPGTGSLAHLEENIAAGSIALTPEDLADLS
- a CDS encoding alpha-amylase — encoded protein: MASRTLSGALALAAAASIALAVPTGTAYASPPGTKDVTAVLFEWSFASVAKECTNTLGPNGYGYVQVSPPAEHIQGSQWWTSYQPVSYKIAGRLGDATAFQNMVNTCHAAGVKVVVDTVVNHMSAGSGTGTGGSSYTKYNYPGLYSSFDFDDCTATIGDYTNRANVQDCELVTLADLDTGEEYVRSAIAGYMNSLLGYGVDGFRIDAAKHIPAADLANIKSRLSNTSVYWKQEAIYGAGEAVQPSEYTGNGDVQEFRYAFDLKRVFNNENLAYLKNYGEGWGYMSSSVAGVFVDNHDTERNGSTLNYKDGANYTLANVFMLAYPYGAPDINSGYEFSSTDAGPPNGGTVNACWQDGWKCQHAWPEIMRMVAFRNATRGEAVTNWWDNGNDAIAFGRGGKGFVAINHESGSLSRTYQTSLAAGTYCNVQNNTTVTVNSSGQFTATLGSNTALAIYAGKSSC
- the pulA gene encoding pullulanase-type alpha-1,6-glucosidase, with the protein product MIPRWPTPSRRRTARTARTAHAGRAAAVSAVTVTALTAALVQPLAAGAATPPAPPSDAKLAKTAARHDLTREQFYFVLPDRFANGDKANDEGGLTGSRLATGYDPTDKGFYQGGDLKGLTQRLDYIKGLGTTSIWLAPLFKNQPVQGEGENASAGYHGYWITDFTQVDPHFGTNRDLETLISKAHAKGMKVFFDVITNHTADVVDYEEKSYDYLSKGAFPYLTKDGKPFDDADHADAGEATGFPAVDGDSFPRTPVVPAAEKNVKVPAWLNDPTMYHNRGDSTWAGESATYGDFVGLDDLWTERPEVVEGMEKIYEKWVRDFDIDGFRIDTVKHVNTEFWTQWATALDAYAAKKGRDDFFMFGEVYSADTSVTSPYVTRGRLDSTLDFPFQDAARAYASQGGSAKRLASVFGDDYKYTTDKANAYEQVTFLGNHDMGRIGTFLKQDNPKATDAELFAKDRLANELMFLSRGNPVVYYGDEQGFTGAGGDKDARQTLFASKVADYLDDDQLGTDRTHADDAYDTRAPLYRQISALAKLRKANPALADGVQTERHAADGAGIYAFSRTDAKTGTEYVVAFNNAGEAKTAAFATGSAGMSFQGIYGTTAHVKSDADRKVTVTVPAGSAIVLKAAGKLAEPATEPSLTFKAPATGATGTVEIGADVDGGQLNRVVFAAQVGNGRWQTLGSADHAPYKVTQTIGEEVPAGTALRYKAVVIDRTGRTASATAASTTGTPPAPEVPTASSRDYAIVHYKRADGDYTDWRLYAWGDIAEGEETTWPNGHDFIGRDAYGAFAYVKLKPGASNVSYLVIDKDGDKDVSADRSIDVTKTGEIWVEQGKEAVLTERPAYPEQDKTKAVLHYHRADGNHDGWGLHVWSGAANPTDWSKPLEPVRTDAYGAVFEVPLTEGATSLSYIIHKGDEKDLPADQALDLKANGHEVWLLSGQEKYLLPQPAGSAAALDLTTSKAVWIDRNTLVWNGDDTAASTQLLSSRTGSIAVKDGALTSTDERWLRLTKSALTDAQKAKFPHLKAYTAWTVDPRDRDRVREALRGQLVASQRAASGAVLAATGVQIAGVLDDLYGEDAADADLGPTFRDGRPTLAVWAPTAQQVSLDLDGRRVAMKRNDTTGVWSVTGGKSWRNKAYRYVVKVWAPSVGKVVTNKVTDPYSVALTADSERSLVVDLGDTSLAPSGWSSYTKPKAVPLKDAQIQELHVRDFSIDDTTVPAKDKGTYLAFTDQGSDGSKHLRELAEAGTSYVHLLPVADIATIPERKSDQATVDCDLGSYAADSEKQQECVAKAAAKDGFNWGYDPYHYTVPEGSYATDPDGTRRTVEFRKMVKALNDDGLGVVLDVVYNHTPASGQADKSVLDKVVPGYYHRLLADGSVATSTCCANTAPENTMMGKLVVDSMVTWAKEYKVDGFRFDLMGHHPKANILAVRKALDGLTPAKDGVDGKKIILYGEGWNFGEVADDARFTQATQKNMAGTGIATFSDRARDAVRGGGPFDEDPGVQGFASGLYTDPNSSANNGTSAEQKARLLHYQDLIKVGLSGNLADYRFTDTGGTEVKGSEVDYNGVAAGYADAPGDALAYVDAHDNESLFDALAFKSPKSTSAVDRARMQVLAMATAALSQGPALSQTGTDLLRSKSLDRNSYDSGDWFNAIHWDCRDGNGFGRGLPIAADNQSKWPYAKPLLTSVGVGCEQIEGASAAYRDLLRIRTTEDVFSLDTAGQVQSTLSFPLSGTDETPGVITMELGDLVVVFNSTPENRNQTVEDLAGTAYALHPVQAAGADSTVKNASYEAESGTFVVPGRTVAVFARSDR